The Roseofilum capinflatum BLCC-M114 nucleotide sequence TCCTCTAGGGGCAGCTTTTTCGCCAAAAATGCATCAAAAAGCTGCTTTTGACAAGCCGCAACATCTTCCGGTGCATCCCCTGGCAACCGTTCCGGGTGAGGGTAAGCAATGGGCATCAGATTCAAGAACATGGGATTCTTGGCCAATTGCTTCCACTCTGGATGAGTCCCTAAGTCTTCCCAGAGATGGGAGGCTTTACGTTGGTCTAGATAATGCTGAATTTGCTCATCTGTTAATTGGCGCAATCTTACCGCTCGGTCAAGTTTGCGGAACCGCAGGCGATAGTTGGGTTCAGTTTCCGTCTCTGTAGTCGTGCTTTCATAGTCTTTAACCCGGCAACAAATAACTAAGAATTTTTTCTGCTGCTGATAATCGTCTTGTAACTGCTCAATGGCATGAATGGCTTTTTTCATCCTCTCTTGTCCTAGCTCATCCAAACCATCGAGCAAGGGAATAATCCGGTCTGTTGATAGCCACTGACGACAAAGTTCAGGCTTTAAGCCATACATCCCTGCCATCTGTTCCACCATCCAATCGAGGATTTTCTCCTCACGCCAGGTGGACAGCTCAAAAATTACCGGGATGGGTTTCTCTGGGTTCTGGGCAGCCTTTTTTGCCCAGGTTTGGGCGATTCTGAGCAGTTGGGTGGTTTTGCCGCTTCCCGGTTCTCCTAAAACCAGCAACCGTTGACTCCGAGACGGTTGAGATGGAGTAACGGGTTGATCTAAGTCTATGGGAGAATCATCCCAATCCAGAGGAATATAACAGTCTTGATAGAGATTGCCTTTGAGTCGCTCTCTAATCTTTTCCTGATTTCCTTGAGCGAACTTTTGCCATAACTCCTCGCTACTGTTCTCTTTTTCGTTTAATAATTCTGGCCCGACAACAACAACAGCCGCAAATATCAACGCAGCAATAATCAGCATGATAGGCGGCACATCTTTGAGCAGGTCTTCTAAGGCAGGAAGTTGATTGACCAAGTAGGGATACAAAACGAACGCCAGAGCGACAAAGGCCAAGCGCACATAGCGAGAGAGGCGACCCTTTGAGGACATTTCGATTAAAAATTAACAATGGGGGGGGTTAATGATTATTGTAGACGATTAATGGGTAATGCGATCGCCGTTTCTGCTATGATTTGGTCGATCAATCAACTGATTGGCTTTGCTATCCGAGGTTATCCCCTCTCTGCCACCCAAGACCATGTTATTGAGGGTAATCCAGTCTCTAAGCATGTTTATCCACCTAATCGATTAAGGTAACACCCACTGCCTGCAATTCATTTATTGACCATTAGCATAGGATTGGGTAGTATGATGATATAGTCATACCAATCTGTCGCAGACAGTTTGCAACTATGAGTAAGAAAGTCAGCATAACCTTGGATGACGAAGTTCTAGATTTTATAGATCGGTTAGCAAGCAATCGTAGCAGCTTCATAAATAATATTCTCAGGCAAGAAAAGAGGAGGATTTTTATGAAGGAGCTAGAAGATGCTTACAAAGATCAGGCTAATGACCCAGAGTTGCAACAGGAAATTTCTGTATGGGATGTTGCAGTAGGCGATGGTTTAAATGCCTAACGGACACTTAACCTACAAGCGAGGGGAGATATGGTGGGTCGCTCTCAACCCTGTTGTTGGTTATGAGACTGATAAAGAGCGCCCTTGTCTGATTTTGCAAAACGATATTGGCAACCAAAATGGGGCAACGACAATAGTTGCTCCATTATTGCCCGGAGCAAAAAGTTATCCATTTGTTGTGAATGTTACACCGACTGCCAAGAATGGATTAGATAAAGATCGACACATCAACTTAAGTCAAATGAGAGCTGTGGATGCCCAGAGAATTAAAAATAAACAGGGTGATTTAGAGGAGATTTACTGGGAAGAGATTGAGAAAGCGGTATGTATTGAGCTTGGTTTTAGTTTAGCATTTAGGTCTTCGTAGCTTGCCTAACAAGCGGCCGCACGCGGAACGGGTTGTATAAACTATCATTAAACTCAAGGGAGATGAACCTTGGGCCTATGAGTCATTTCGAGTAGGCGATGCAGATCTGTTGATGTTCATCAGCAGTGAGCATCCTTGAATAGATCCAGATTGTTGATGAGAAACCCGGTTTCTGAATGATTGCTTCTTGTGAGATAATGGAGAATTGGTCTAAGTGGGAGCAATACAGAATGCGACTGTCACACATGCTGTTTAATACGCTGCGAGATGACCCAGCAGAAGCAGAAATTCCTAGTCACAAATTATTAGTGCGAGCGGGATATATTCGTCGAATTGGTAGCGGACTCTATGCTTATCTTCCCCTAATGTGGCGGGTTTTGCAAAAAGTCTCCCAAATTGTGCGCGAGGAAATGAATGCTACGGGGGCCCAGGAATGCTTGCTTCCCCAACTGCAACCGTCGGATCTCTGGCAAGAGTCGGGACGCTGGGAAACCTATACGAAGGCAGAAGGGATTATGTTTGCCTTGGAAGACCGGCAAAAGCGGGAGTTGGGGTTGGGGCCGACTCATGAGGAGGTGATTACGGCGATCGCCCGTGATATGATTCGTTCCTATCGGCAATTACCGGTTCA carries:
- a CDS encoding NACHT domain-containing protein; translated protein: MSSKGRLSRYVRLAFVALAFVLYPYLVNQLPALEDLLKDVPPIMLIIAALIFAAVVVVGPELLNEKENSSEELWQKFAQGNQEKIRERLKGNLYQDCYIPLDWDDSPIDLDQPVTPSQPSRSQRLLVLGEPGSGKTTQLLRIAQTWAKKAAQNPEKPIPVIFELSTWREEKILDWMVEQMAGMYGLKPELCRQWLSTDRIIPLLDGLDELGQERMKKAIHAIEQLQDDYQQQKKFLVICCRVKDYESTTTETETEPNYRLRFRKLDRAVRLRQLTDEQIQHYLDQRKASHLWEDLGTHPEWKQLAKNPMFLNLMPIAYPHPERLPGDAPEDVAACQKQLFDAFLAKKLPLEDYSAKQARHYLAWLAASMGKEGINQREFLIESLQPTWLENARQYRHYRLIGGLIFGLIVGLIGGLIGGLIGRLIGGLIVGLIGGLIVGLIVGLIVGLIVGNTSIQLTEALDLSWQGIKRGLRQGLIVGLIRGLIRG
- the mazE gene encoding type II toxin-antitoxin system MazE family antitoxin; the encoded protein is MSKKVSITLDDEVLDFIDRLASNRSSFINNILRQEKRRIFMKELEDAYKDQANDPELQQEISVWDVAVGDGLNA
- a CDS encoding type II toxin-antitoxin system PemK/MazF family toxin, with the protein product MPNGHLTYKRGEIWWVALNPVVGYETDKERPCLILQNDIGNQNGATTIVAPLLPGAKSYPFVVNVTPTAKNGLDKDRHINLSQMRAVDAQRIKNKQGDLEEIYWEEIEKAVCIELGFSLAFRSS